One genomic segment of Clostridium saccharoperbutylacetonicum N1-4(HMT) includes these proteins:
- the fabF gene encoding beta-ketoacyl-ACP synthase II: MKRRVVITGMGALTPIGNNVDTFWNSTKEGMLGIDFITAIDKELMDVKIAGEVKNFNPEIIFGKKEVKRLDRFVQFALAASDEAIKDSGIDLNKINTERFGVMLGSGVGGYETTEQGVTQLYTSATNKLTPFFIPMSIINLGAGNVAIKYGLKGPCTSAVTACATGTNNIGDAFRSIKHGYADIMLSGGTEAAITRLGISGFNSMRALNTSNDPANASIPFDKNRSGFVMGEGAGVVILEALEHAIMRGANIIAEIVGYGSTCDAYHITCPDTEGNGASRAMKCAIEEAGIKLEEVSYINAHGTSTELNDKFETIAIKKTFGQGAYKIPVSSTKSMTGHLLGAAGAIETIICAKALQDGFIPPTIGYKTKDEELDLDYVPNKGRKQDLEYAMTNSLGFGGHNATLLLKKWK; this comes from the coding sequence ATGTTGATACCTTTTGGAATAGTACAAAAGAAGGAATGTTGGGGATAGATTTCATTACTGCAATAGATAAAGAATTGATGGATGTAAAAATTGCGGGAGAAGTAAAGAATTTTAACCCTGAAATTATATTTGGAAAAAAGGAAGTAAAAAGGTTAGATAGGTTTGTTCAGTTTGCTTTAGCCGCATCTGACGAAGCTATAAAAGACTCTGGGATAGATTTAAATAAAATAAATACAGAGAGATTTGGAGTGATGTTAGGGTCTGGTGTTGGAGGTTATGAAACTACTGAACAAGGAGTCACTCAGCTTTATACGAGTGCAACAAACAAATTAACTCCATTTTTTATACCAATGTCAATAATAAACTTAGGAGCAGGAAATGTAGCTATAAAATATGGTTTAAAAGGACCATGTACATCAGCTGTAACTGCATGTGCAACTGGAACAAATAATATTGGAGATGCATTTAGATCAATAAAGCATGGCTATGCAGATATAATGCTTTCAGGTGGTACTGAAGCGGCAATAACCAGACTTGGCATTTCTGGATTTAATAGCATGAGAGCCTTGAATACTAGTAATGATCCAGCAAACGCATCTATTCCTTTTGATAAAAATAGAAGTGGATTTGTAATGGGAGAAGGAGCTGGAGTCGTAATCCTTGAAGCCTTAGAACATGCAATAATGAGAGGGGCTAATATTATTGCTGAAATTGTAGGTTATGGTTCAACTTGTGATGCATATCATATTACTTGCCCAGACACAGAAGGAAATGGTGCTTCCAGAGCCATGAAGTGTGCTATAGAAGAGGCTGGAATAAAATTAGAAGAAGTTTCATATATAAATGCTCATGGTACTTCAACAGAACTAAATGATAAATTTGAAACCATAGCTATTAAAAAAACTTTTGGACAAGGCGCTTATAAAATACCAGTATCTTCAACAAAATCTATGACAGGACATCTTTTAGGAGCAGCAGGTGCAATTGAAACAATAATATGTGCAAAAGCACTTCAAGATGGTTTTATACCACCAACAATTGGATATAAAACAAAAGATGAAGAGTTAGATTTAGATTATGTGCCTAACAAAGGAAGAAAGCAAGATTTGGAATATGCAATGACTAATTCCTTAGGCTTTGGCGGTCATAATGCAACATTATTATTAAAAAAATGGAAATAA
- the accB gene encoding acetyl-CoA carboxylase biotin carboxyl carrier protein has product MDFEKVEQLIKLVDVSSLAFFEIKNGNEHIRMDKSLNRSISNNATKFGSCNSIADMPVIKETIEKEKVETQIVEVNELEKSEKETMIEDKNLKVITSPMVGTFYSSASPESEAFVTEGDTINKGKIICIIEAMKLMNEIESDVNGVVIECLAKSNQMVEYGQPLFKVKGE; this is encoded by the coding sequence ATGGATTTTGAGAAGGTTGAACAGTTAATTAAATTGGTAGATGTTTCAAGCTTGGCTTTTTTTGAGATTAAAAATGGAAATGAACATATAAGAATGGATAAATCATTAAATAGAAGTATTTCCAATAATGCTACTAAATTTGGTAGTTGTAATAGTATTGCTGACATGCCAGTAATTAAAGAAACAATTGAAAAAGAAAAAGTTGAAACTCAGATAGTTGAAGTGAATGAATTAGAAAAGTCTGAAAAGGAAACTATGATAGAAGATAAAAATTTAAAGGTTATAACTTCACCTATGGTTGGAACCTTTTATTCTTCAGCTTCTCCAGAAAGCGAAGCATTTGTAACAGAAGGTGACACAATAAATAAAGGAAAGATTATTTGTATTATTGAAGCTATGAAACTTATGAATGAAATAGAAAGTGATGTTAATGGTGTAGTTATTGAATGTTTAGCTAAAAGTAACCAAATGGTAGAATATGGGCAACCACTTTTTAAAGTCAAGGGGGAATAA
- a CDS encoding acetyl-CoA carboxylase biotin carboxylase subunit, translated as MLKKVLIANRGEIAVRIIRACREMGISTVAVYSEADKEALHTQLADEAVCIGPAMPKDSYLNITNILSACVLTGADAIHPGFGFLSENPKFAKMCRQCNIKFIGPDYETIEMMGNKAEARKIMKISGVPVVPGYEGEIRDENHALEIAKEIGYPIMIKASAGGGGKGIRIAHNDEEFLLGFKTAKAEAKACFGDDSLYIEKFVQKPKHIEFQILADEHGNVIHLCERECSMQRKNQKVLEEAPSNVLTPELREKMGEIAKKAALAVDYKNAGTIEFLFDKDNNFYFMEMNTRIQVEHPITEMITGIDLVKQQLKIAAGEKLEFTQDDIKIKGHAIECRVNAEDPEHDFRPCPGKIEELCIPGGMGVRIDSAIYCGYKIPHCYDSMVAKLITFGNHRNEAIVKMNRALIEFAVGGVKTNIDFQLSILETKEFLEGDYDTSFLAEKMVNKNA; from the coding sequence ATGTTAAAGAAGGTACTAATTGCCAATAGAGGCGAAATTGCAGTTAGAATAATTAGAGCTTGCAGAGAAATGGGAATAAGTACAGTTGCAGTTTATTCAGAAGCAGATAAAGAAGCTCTACATACTCAATTAGCTGATGAAGCTGTGTGTATTGGTCCTGCAATGCCTAAAGATAGCTATTTAAATATAACAAATATTTTAAGCGCATGTGTTTTAACAGGAGCTGATGCTATACATCCAGGCTTTGGATTTTTATCTGAGAATCCAAAATTTGCAAAGATGTGTAGACAATGTAACATAAAATTTATTGGGCCTGATTATGAAACAATAGAAATGATGGGAAACAAAGCAGAAGCTAGAAAGATAATGAAAATATCAGGAGTTCCTGTTGTTCCTGGATATGAGGGCGAAATAAGAGATGAAAATCATGCCTTAGAAATAGCAAAAGAAATTGGATATCCAATAATGATAAAAGCATCAGCTGGTGGTGGTGGAAAAGGAATAAGAATTGCTCATAATGATGAAGAATTTTTATTAGGCTTTAAAACTGCTAAAGCAGAAGCAAAGGCTTGTTTTGGGGATGATTCTTTATATATAGAAAAATTTGTTCAAAAACCAAAGCATATTGAATTTCAAATATTAGCAGATGAACATGGAAATGTAATTCATTTATGTGAAAGAGAATGTTCTATGCAAAGAAAAAATCAAAAGGTTTTAGAAGAAGCTCCATCTAATGTACTTACGCCGGAATTAAGAGAAAAGATGGGTGAAATTGCAAAAAAGGCAGCTCTTGCAGTAGATTATAAAAATGCAGGAACTATAGAATTCTTATTTGATAAAGATAATAATTTTTATTTTATGGAAATGAACACAAGAATACAAGTAGAACATCCAATTACAGAAATGATTACAGGTATTGATTTAGTTAAGCAACAACTAAAGATAGCAGCAGGAGAAAAACTTGAATTTACTCAAGATGATATAAAAATAAAAGGGCATGCAATAGAATGCAGAGTCAATGCAGAAGATCCAGAACATGACTTTAGACCTTGTCCAGGAAAAATAGAAGAGCTTTGCATTCCAGGGGGGATGGGAGTAAGGATTGATTCAGCAATATATTGTGGGTATAAAATACCACATTGTTATGATTCAATGGTAGCTAAGCTTATTACTTTTGGAAATCATAGGAATGAAGCAATTGTGAAAATGAATAGAGCTTTGATAGAATTTGCAGTTGGTGGAGTTAAGACTAATATTGATTTTCAGTTATCTATACTTGAAACAAAAGAATTTCTAGAAGGGGATTACGATACTTCATTTTTAGCAGAAAAGATGGTGAATAAGAATGCTTAA
- the accD gene encoding acetyl-CoA carboxylase, carboxyltransferase subunit beta, which translates to MLKDLFKKKKYGVVKHLIVKKNHSDNKPNIPSGMWKKCDKCNSMIYIEDLEKSKYVCPNCDYHFRLNSEDRIKIFFDKHTFIELFKNLRTTNPLNFKDYEEKLKGRKTNSTEAVVTGTGKVYGIEVAGAVMDSFFMMGSMGTVVGEKITRLVEYATENKLPLIIFTTSGGARMQEGIFSLMQMAKISAAIAKHDEAGFLYITILTDPTTGGVTASFAMEGDIILSEPNALVGFAGRRVIENTIKESLPDDFQKAEFLIKKGFIDGIVPRRNMRELIHKILVLHEVRNYE; encoded by the coding sequence ATGCTTAAGGACTTATTCAAAAAGAAGAAATATGGTGTAGTTAAACATTTAATAGTAAAAAAGAACCATTCCGATAATAAGCCTAATATTCCATCGGGAATGTGGAAAAAATGTGATAAGTGTAATTCTATGATTTATATTGAAGATTTAGAAAAGTCTAAATATGTTTGTCCTAATTGTGACTATCATTTTAGGTTAAATTCTGAAGATAGAATAAAAATATTTTTTGATAAACATACTTTTATAGAATTATTTAAAAACTTAAGAACTACAAATCCGTTAAACTTTAAAGATTATGAAGAAAAACTAAAGGGTAGAAAAACAAATAGTACAGAAGCTGTTGTTACTGGAACTGGAAAAGTATATGGAATTGAAGTAGCAGGTGCAGTTATGGATAGTTTCTTTATGATGGGAAGTATGGGAACGGTGGTTGGAGAAAAGATTACAAGACTAGTAGAATATGCGACAGAAAATAAACTGCCATTAATAATTTTTACAACCTCAGGTGGAGCTAGAATGCAGGAAGGTATCTTTTCATTAATGCAAATGGCAAAGATAAGTGCAGCTATTGCAAAGCATGATGAAGCTGGATTTTTATATATAACCATACTTACAGATCCGACAACTGGGGGGGTAACAGCAAGCTTTGCTATGGAGGGAGATATTATCCTAAGTGAACCGAATGCACTTGTTGGCTTTGCAGGAAGAAGAGTAATTGAAAATACAATTAAAGAAAGTCTTCCAGATGATTTTCAAAAAGCAGAATTTTTAATTAAAAAAGGCTTTATAGATGGAATTGTACCGAGAAGAAATATGAGGGAATTAATACATAAAATTCTTGTTTTACATGAGGTGAGAAACTATGAATAA
- a CDS encoding acetyl-CoA carboxylase carboxyltransferase subunit alpha: MNKDLIKINVTPWESVEIARHKDRPTGKYYIETIFKDFIEFHGDRTYGDDKAIIGGIASLNDISVTVIAITKGSNTVENIERNFGMPNPEGYRKALRLMKQAEKFKRPVICFIDTPGAFPGIGAEERGQGQAIANNLFELSRLKTPIISILTGEGGSGGALALAVADKIFMLEHSIYSILSPEGFASILWKDSSRAKEAAAVMKITAKDLKDFNIIDDIIREPRGGAHKTPSKTAKNIKEVIENAFEELKNREINLLLEDRYKKFRRMGDFY, from the coding sequence ATGAATAAGGATTTGATAAAGATAAATGTAACACCATGGGAAAGTGTTGAAATAGCAAGACATAAAGATAGACCAACTGGAAAATATTATATTGAAACAATATTTAAAGACTTTATTGAGTTTCATGGTGATAGAACTTATGGAGATGATAAAGCTATAATTGGAGGTATTGCATCGCTTAATGACATAAGTGTTACAGTAATAGCAATTACAAAGGGATCTAACACAGTTGAAAATATAGAAAGAAATTTTGGAATGCCAAATCCTGAAGGATATAGGAAAGCATTAAGGCTTATGAAGCAGGCTGAAAAGTTTAAAAGACCTGTAATATGTTTTATAGATACTCCAGGGGCTTTTCCAGGAATTGGTGCTGAAGAAAGAGGCCAAGGACAAGCTATTGCAAACAATCTTTTTGAACTTAGCAGACTAAAAACACCTATAATATCTATTTTAACAGGCGAAGGCGGAAGTGGTGGAGCTTTAGCACTTGCAGTTGCTGATAAGATTTTTATGTTGGAACATTCTATATATTCAATTCTTTCCCCAGAAGGTTTTGCATCAATATTATGGAAAGATTCAAGTAGAGCAAAAGAAGCAGCAGCTGTTATGAAGATAACAGCTAAAGATTTAAAAGATTTTAATATAATTGATGACATTATTAGAGAACCTAGAGGTGGAGCACATAAAACTCCTAGTAAAACAGCAAAAAATATTAAAGAAGTAATTGAAAATGCATTTGAAGAATTAAAGAATAGAGAGATTAACCTTTTATTAGAAGATAGATATAAAAAGTTCAGGCGAATGGGAGACTTTTATTAA
- a CDS encoding non-ribosomal peptide synthetase, producing the protein MDVNKIKSMDIEAQVYELISNVTGHKVEDLDSEMFLESDLGIDSIKMVNLMNQLMKLIPTEELDNFIAVYPMTHLMSLQTIEEIASMFEAFFGTEEEMHNENTDKIIEIDIKAQVFEIISNVTGHKIVDLDLEMFLESDLGIDSIKMVNLMNQLIKLIPDEELNNFTDIYPMTYLMSLQTVDEIISMFEEFFSEKSSKESQSKELEILNAQYPFLASYWSVGTLTICSGVKIEGELNLELLQDSWLELVKRHPSLSGSFTKEAGVKSFKDYKLEIQSDLRLPKIQVEDVRGLPVGEQTQKIKGIIEDIINKPFDIFRFPLHKFLVVETDNNKFELIFANNHLVSDGLGNQQIMREIIEIYSSKISGKSSNLSHGTSVENYNKVVSEINNWNSLEENKNLEKYIQAYGKTKYRFNPFNKEKVKNEFATVKTQKYWVNKDITKRLLEKSKAWRVSLFTLMVAAYLKAINDMDKENNEVIINLPTSGKVYPNIDAIGIIGCFAQNMALNFNLDATKEEWKTVVEKIDNEIRKKIYEGIDRAQINSTAKVTREQDMLEDGEMSKMTAAIIRSSLKSNLYLSFVGNTELQESYGSLKIVDYEAYTSTNAGAIDNLVEIFKDQIMITSNYDSVCFDGDNIKLLIEKLINNLNDMANSQLEDKAESLNREISENNVLIDELMKISEEVCLRSISKEDIHKDLGAEFGVDSLQVIRIITKVSKLHKGIDREALFKCRTLNEMALIIQKNISSHESKVELVAEIIDNEEIPYMKIVRQCKLTPDAIAILYKDEKITYRELDEESNKIANYLMDNGIKRNSLVGIMVFPGPMMLIGMIGIMKAGAAYVPVDPAYPTDRIQYIMKSAGIEILLTEHDLKETLSELIEKDSPITTLVYLDYGKVMDSMGNYNQVPKEMWLQFSEASPKYINSPDDLMTILYTSGSTGNPKGVMLAHRGYMNRLIWHQDTFKLKEGERVAQKTSCCFDISVWELFWPLMYGGVVCPVRKEVVKNPWGLAKWLIETKINIMHFVPSLFGEFVNSLEDDDYEFKDLRWLIFSGEALPMPTIQKWIDKHGLATGLANLYGPTEASIDVTCHIIDRRPGDKGENTIPIGKPITNVFIKALDENMKEVPDGEIGELWIGGIQLAKGYKNNKEKTEEAFKPNPFKEIPGEYLYKTGDLTTKLSDGSFDYLGRIDNQVKIRGFRVELGEIEAVLGAHPSINEAAVIAVDYIDGQKQLIAWVSGNKVEDNELKEFISKKLTYYMIPHRFEWLAILPKTPNGKLDRKALNQMYDKSTTGASSIELEAKEPETQEVVMNEVPLSPAQKFLINYFDYPYQWTGYTRFLYKQPLDFEMFNKALTIVTNNYDALRCVLVKEAGKWMQRFLPENQEVEADYYDGSHMDDKERDEAVNNLINEIIGELEVDKWPLWKVVIIKVNDSAYDISVIGHHLMSDLIGNQLLFKRIWAVYGQLISGTNEVKLEEQKSYKDFVVKVNKEKEHKAVEFVRYYKEQFPSELSAFKISEDFNLGENTEVSAKSEIFTLDKAETIKLQTTAKKFFRTSLYNILLAPLYKMLQKKYNKSWVVVSHRMNGRELGNETFFETVGNFAINYPVGIKVEYNEEWSETVKKIENGMNQVPLKGISYDLVSDELPSYMYPDLNLTSIRANYLGNRDITNYDVFEFSKEGSDRRYSHPKQKRISSIEFFFSIVNGELLLEIEYSKNMYEESTIRQLGEAYINTVKEMINYIQDEKKSMEEKTLKPISFISKSKKQGTLSGKVVIITGGGRGIGRTIAIEMAKEDAQVVIISRTISQLKETQSEIEKFGGRAISIEADISDYNSVEKAVNKVISEFGKIDVLVNNAGITKLEGFTDTNMEEWRKIVEVNLFGTYNMCKLIVPYLSKQKSGKIINLGSDSSFIGYPLMSAYSASKHAVLGLTKSLAEELKLSNIQVNAICPSFVETDMTPGGLRNSAMPTEKVADLAIFLASDKSDYITGEAIKIYGKQDMYWFGAKQMQAIRAVVNRK; encoded by the coding sequence ATGGATGTTAATAAAATTAAGTCAATGGATATTGAGGCACAAGTTTACGAACTTATATCTAATGTGACAGGTCATAAAGTTGAGGATCTTGATTCAGAAATGTTTCTTGAAAGTGATTTAGGAATTGATTCTATAAAAATGGTTAATTTGATGAATCAGTTAATGAAATTAATTCCAACGGAAGAATTGGATAATTTCATAGCTGTTTATCCTATGACACACTTAATGTCATTGCAAACAATAGAAGAAATTGCTTCAATGTTTGAGGCGTTTTTTGGGACAGAAGAGGAAATGCATAATGAAAATACTGATAAAATAATTGAAATAGATATTAAAGCACAAGTATTTGAAATTATATCAAATGTAACTGGACACAAAATTGTAGACCTTGACTTAGAAATGTTTCTTGAAAGTGATTTGGGAATCGATTCAATTAAAATGGTTAACTTAATGAATCAGCTAATTAAGCTAATACCAGATGAGGAATTGAATAATTTTACTGATATATATCCTATGACTTACTTAATGTCTTTGCAGACAGTAGATGAAATTATTTCTATGTTCGAAGAATTTTTTAGTGAAAAATCATCAAAGGAAAGTCAATCAAAAGAATTGGAAATTTTAAATGCTCAATATCCATTCTTAGCATCGTATTGGTCAGTTGGCACTTTAACTATTTGTTCTGGAGTAAAAATTGAAGGTGAATTGAATTTAGAGCTTCTACAGGATAGTTGGCTTGAATTAGTTAAAAGACATCCAAGTTTAAGTGGTAGTTTTACAAAGGAAGCAGGGGTAAAGAGTTTCAAAGATTACAAGCTAGAAATTCAAAGTGATCTAAGATTACCTAAAATTCAAGTAGAAGATGTAAGAGGGTTACCTGTAGGTGAACAAACTCAAAAAATAAAGGGAATTATTGAAGATATTATTAATAAACCATTTGATATATTTAGATTTCCACTTCATAAGTTCTTAGTAGTTGAAACAGATAATAATAAATTCGAGTTAATATTTGCAAATAATCATTTGGTCTCTGATGGTCTTGGAAATCAACAAATAATGAGAGAAATTATTGAGATATATTCTTCAAAAATAAGTGGTAAAAGTTCAAATTTATCACATGGAACATCAGTGGAGAATTACAATAAAGTAGTTTCAGAAATAAATAACTGGAATAGTCTAGAAGAAAATAAAAACTTAGAAAAATACATACAAGCTTATGGAAAAACAAAATATAGATTTAATCCTTTTAATAAGGAAAAAGTTAAAAATGAATTTGCTACTGTGAAAACTCAAAAATATTGGGTAAATAAAGATATAACTAAGCGCTTATTAGAAAAATCTAAGGCTTGGAGAGTTTCATTATTTACACTTATGGTTGCTGCTTATTTAAAAGCAATAAATGATATGGACAAAGAAAACAATGAAGTTATTATAAATTTACCAACTAGTGGTAAAGTTTACCCTAACATTGATGCTATAGGAATTATAGGATGCTTTGCACAAAATATGGCATTAAATTTTAATTTAGATGCTACAAAAGAGGAATGGAAGACAGTAGTTGAGAAAATAGATAATGAAATTAGAAAAAAAATATATGAAGGAATAGATAGAGCTCAAATAAACAGTACAGCTAAAGTAACTAGAGAACAAGATATGCTTGAAGATGGAGAAATGTCCAAAATGACAGCTGCAATAATACGTTCAAGTTTAAAATCTAATTTATATCTTTCTTTTGTTGGTAATACAGAGCTTCAAGAAAGTTATGGTTCTTTAAAGATAGTTGATTATGAAGCATATACGTCAACTAATGCCGGGGCTATAGATAATCTTGTAGAGATATTTAAAGATCAAATTATGATTACATCAAACTATGATAGTGTATGTTTTGATGGAGATAATATTAAGTTATTAATTGAAAAACTCATAAATAATCTTAATGATATGGCCAATTCACAGCTAGAAGATAAAGCAGAAAGTTTAAATAGAGAAATTTCGGAAAATAACGTGCTAATTGATGAACTTATGAAGATATCAGAAGAGGTTTGTTTAAGGTCAATTTCTAAAGAAGATATTCATAAAGATTTAGGTGCGGAATTTGGTGTTGATTCATTGCAGGTGATCCGCATAATTACAAAAGTGTCTAAGCTACATAAAGGAATTGATAGAGAGGCTCTATTTAAATGTAGAACTTTAAATGAAATGGCTTTAATAATTCAAAAAAATATTAGTAGTCATGAGAGTAAGGTTGAACTAGTAGCAGAGATTATAGATAATGAAGAAATTCCATATATGAAAATTGTAAGGCAATGTAAATTAACACCTGATGCAATAGCTATATTATATAAAGATGAGAAAATTACTTATAGAGAATTAGATGAAGAATCCAATAAAATTGCTAATTATTTGATGGATAACGGCATTAAAAGAAATTCACTTGTTGGAATAATGGTATTTCCAGGACCAATGATGTTAATTGGTATGATAGGGATAATGAAGGCAGGAGCAGCTTATGTACCAGTAGATCCAGCTTATCCAACAGATCGTATTCAATACATAATGAAAAGTGCTGGTATAGAAATCTTGCTTACGGAACACGATTTAAAAGAAACCTTGAGTGAACTTATAGAAAAAGATTCACCAATAACTACCCTTGTATATTTAGATTATGGCAAGGTTATGGATTCAATGGGCAATTATAATCAAGTCCCAAAAGAGATGTGGCTGCAATTTTCTGAGGCTAGCCCTAAATATATAAATTCTCCAGATGATTTAATGACAATTTTATATACTTCTGGCTCAACAGGAAATCCTAAAGGGGTTATGCTTGCACATAGAGGCTATATGAATAGATTAATATGGCATCAAGATACCTTTAAACTTAAAGAAGGAGAGCGTGTTGCTCAAAAAACTTCTTGTTGTTTCGATATTTCTGTTTGGGAACTTTTCTGGCCTTTAATGTATGGAGGGGTAGTTTGTCCAGTCAGAAAAGAAGTTGTAAAAAATCCATGGGGCTTAGCAAAGTGGCTTATAGAGACTAAAATAAATATAATGCATTTTGTTCCATCTTTATTTGGTGAATTTGTAAATTCCTTAGAGGATGATGACTATGAGTTTAAGGATTTAAGATGGCTCATTTTTAGCGGAGAGGCTCTTCCTATGCCAACAATTCAAAAATGGATAGATAAGCATGGATTAGCTACAGGACTTGCAAATCTATATGGGCCAACAGAAGCATCAATTGATGTTACTTGTCATATTATTGATAGAAGACCTGGAGACAAAGGGGAAAATACCATTCCAATAGGAAAACCAATTACAAATGTGTTTATTAAAGCCTTAGATGAAAACATGAAGGAAGTACCGGATGGAGAAATTGGAGAGCTTTGGATTGGTGGTATTCAACTTGCCAAAGGTTATAAAAATAATAAAGAAAAAACAGAGGAAGCCTTTAAACCTAATCCATTCAAGGAAATCCCTGGAGAATATTTATATAAGACAGGAGATTTAACTACAAAGTTATCAGATGGAAGTTTTGATTACCTTGGAAGAATTGATAATCAAGTTAAAATAAGGGGATTTAGGGTAGAACTTGGAGAAATTGAAGCAGTGCTAGGAGCTCATCCTTCTATAAATGAAGCGGCTGTAATAGCAGTTGATTATATTGATGGACAGAAGCAATTGATAGCATGGGTTTCTGGAAATAAGGTCGAGGACAATGAATTAAAAGAATTTATATCAAAGAAGCTGACTTATTATATGATACCTCATCGTTTTGAATGGCTAGCAATTTTACCTAAAACACCAAATGGAAAATTAGATAGAAAAGCACTAAATCAAATGTATGATAAAAGCACTACTGGAGCTAGTAGTATAGAATTGGAAGCCAAAGAACCTGAAACACAAGAAGTAGTGATGAATGAAGTTCCTTTATCACCTGCACAAAAGTTTTTGATAAATTATTTTGATTATCCATATCAATGGACTGGATATACAAGATTTTTATATAAGCAGCCATTAGACTTTGAAATGTTTAATAAAGCTTTAACCATTGTAACTAATAATTATGATGCATTAAGATGTGTGTTGGTAAAAGAAGCTGGCAAGTGGATGCAGAGATTTTTACCAGAAAATCAAGAAGTAGAAGCAGATTATTATGATGGTTCTCATATGGATGATAAGGAAAGGGATGAAGCTGTTAATAATTTAATTAATGAAATCATTGGAGAATTAGAAGTTGATAAGTGGCCGCTTTGGAAAGTAGTAATAATAAAGGTTAACGATTCTGCTTATGATATTTCTGTTATAGGTCACCATCTTATGTCTGATCTTATAGGAAATCAATTATTGTTTAAGAGAATATGGGCAGTTTATGGACAGCTTATTTCTGGAACTAATGAGGTCAAACTAGAAGAGCAGAAATCATATAAGGACTTTGTTGTAAAGGTAAATAAAGAAAAAGAGCATAAAGCAGTAGAATTTGTAAGATATTACAAAGAGCAATTTCCTTCAGAATTGTCAGCTTTCAAGATTTCGGAAGATTTTAATTTAGGTGAAAACACTGAAGTATCAGCTAAGTCAGAAATATTTACTTTAGACAAAGCTGAAACCATAAAGTTACAAACCACAGCGAAAAAGTTTTTTAGAACAAGTTTATATAACATATTACTTGCTCCACTTTATAAAATGTTACAGAAAAAATATAACAAATCATGGGTTGTTGTAAGTCACAGGATGAATGGTAGGGAGTTAGGAAATGAAACTTTCTTTGAAACAGTAGGGAATTTTGCCATAAATTATCCAGTTGGAATCAAGGTGGAATATAACGAAGAATGGTCAGAAACAGTTAAAAAGATTGAAAATGGAATGAATCAGGTTCCGCTAAAGGGAATAAGTTATGATTTGGTTTCAGATGAATTACCTTCATATATGTATCCAGATTTGAACTTAACATCTATAAGAGCTAACTATTTAGGAAATAGAGATATTACAAATTATGATGTATTTGAGTTTTCAAAAGAGGGAAGTGACAGAAGGTATTCACATCCTAAGCAAAAGAGAATTTCATCAATTGAATTCTTCTTCTCTATAGTAAATGGGGAATTACTTTTAGAAATAGAATACTCTAAAAATATGTATGAAGAGTCAACTATAAGGCAGCTTGGAGAAGCGTATATTAACACTGTTAAGGAAATGATTAATTATATACAAGATGAAAAAAAATCAATGGAAGAAAAAACGTTAAAACCTATTTCCTTTATATCAAAAAGTAAAAAACAAGGTACTCTTTCAGGAAAGGTGGTAATAATAACTGGAGGAGGAAGAGGTATTGGAAGAACTATAGCAATTGAGATGGCAAAAGAAGATGCTCAAGTTGTTATTATATCTAGAACAATCAGTCAGCTTAAGGAAACTCAATCAGAAATTGAGAAATTTGGAGGAAGGGCTATTTCTATAGAAGCTGATATAAGTGATTATAATTCAGTTGAGAAAGCTGTAAATAAAGTTATTTCAGAATTTGGTAAAATAGATGTTCTTGTAAATAATGCAGGAATAACAAAACTAGAAGGCTTTACAGATACTAATATGGAGGAATGGAGAAAGATAGTCGAGGTTAATTTGTTTGGTACTTATAATATGTGCAAATTAATAGTTCCTTATTTATCTAAGCAGAAGTCAGGAAAAATAATTAATTTAGGTTCGGATTCTTCCTTTATTGGATATCCTTTAATGAGTGCCTATTCAGCTTCAAAACATGCAGTTTTAGGACTTACAAAATCCTTAGCAGAAGAGTTAAAGCTAAGCAATATTCAGGTAAACGCAATTTGTCCATCTTTTGTAGAGACAGATATGACTCCAGGTGGTTTAAGAAATAGTGCTATGCCAACAGAAAAAGTAGCTGATTTAGCTATATTCTTAGCTTCGGATAAATCTGATTATATAACTGGTGAAGCAATTAAAATATATGGTAAGCAAGACATGTATTGGTTTGGAGCTAAGCAGATGCAGGCTATCAGAGCAGTAGTTAATAGAAAATAA